AGGAGTGAACGTAGCGCCGATTATTCCGGGTCTTACTGATCATGAGTGTGCAGATATACTCAAAGCCGCTTCAGATGCCGGTGCAAAACACGCAGGTTATACCATCGTACGGTTGCCTTATAAGGTAAAGGATATCTTTGTAGATTGGTTGGAACAACATTTTCCTGATCGAAAAGAAAAAATCAAAAATCGATTATATGATATGAGAGGAGGGAAGTTATACAAAGCCGAATGGGGCAAACGTATGAGAGGAGATGGTAACTATTCGACTCAAATCAAAAAGCTATTTGCCATACAAACCAGGAAATTGGGTTTGAATAATGAGAGATTACCAATGACAACAGAGCATTTTGTCAAAAGTCATGGTGATCAACTTGGTTTATTTTAGTTTTCTGTATTTACAAATATTTAACAAACCCGAAGAAACAAATTGAGATTAGCGTCGTCTTATGGGTGTAGCTTCCCGATACCCCTGTTTGAGAGTAGCTTTTTTAACATAGATGACCACTATATTTATTTTCTTTCAGGGTATCGGGTTTTTTTATGCCCATCATTAAAGCTCTAAAAGCTAAGCAATATTTAATTACTACTTTATTTTTACACTTTCGGAATGACGTAATTTTAATTGTTCAATATCATAAATAATAAAAGACCAAAGTTATGCCAGATAAAAAAGCCTCAGCCGTTTGGAACGGCGATCTCAAAGCAGGATCCGGAACCATCTCATCAGAAAGTGGAGTACTTAATAATGATGCCTATTCATTTGTTTCCAGATTTGAAAGTGGAGAAGGAACCAATCCTGAAGAGCTAATCGGAGCAGCTCACGCAGGATGTTATTCTATGGCCCTTTCAAACGAATTACACAAAGCTGGTCATGAATCAAATAGTGTTGATACCAAAGCAACAGTTACTCTGGAGTTTGTTGATGGTGCCCCAACAATAACTACTGTAAAGTTAGTATGCGTAGCGGATGTACCAAGATTAACAGAAGAGGAATTTCAGCCAATTGCAGCAGCAACTAAAGACGCTTGCCCTGTTTCAAGAGTATTGAATGCAACCATTGAGTTGGAAGCCAGTTTGGCTTAAGCGAAATTGTAACTTCTGAAAAAGCTCCTTTTGGAGCTTTTTTTATGCATTTTGAAGCTTAAGATCTTTAGCCAATTCTTTATCCTTACTGGTACGCCAAATAAACTGGTCAAGAAAGTAATGATGGAAAGCTAATCCCATAAATATCCCTTGAAGCAGCTTGTCTGTTCCAAAGTCTGCAAAAAGCATAACATTACTGGTAACAGCGATAGGAATACAGCCAGGATGAACTTCAAAAGTACAGCCTAGTATTCGGAATATTACTCCAACCAAAATGGCAAACAACGCATAGCGTGGGAGTGATTTGGATAACCAGGCTGACACCCCAAACTTACTTTTGTCAACGGCGTTCTTATACCTGTTTTTGTGGTGAAACCAAACTATTGCATGATATTGCAGGTCATGAAAAATGGTAACGAAAGCCCCGAATGCGAAAATTCCAGCCTCAACAACAGCATCAGAAAAACAGATGAAAAGATGAAGGGGTACAACGGCTAGCAAGAATAAGGCTTTAGGCAAGTTTACCTGAAATCCATTTCGAGCCAAATAGAATTGACGAGCAATATAGGTGAGAGCTAATACACTAATTATTCCCAGGGTAAGCCAGGAAATAAATTGCTCTCCGGAAATTCCAATAGCTGATTCGACTATCGATACTATAGGAGCTACCAGACCACTTGCTTCGGGGTAGCGTACTACGAATACAAAGAATGGTAGCATAAGCCCGCCGTAAAGGAGACTTGAATCGATGTAGTAATCTAATTTTTGAGTTTCCTGGTGCTTCTTCTTGTATAAAGCCAAGAATCCATAATGTTGCCTTACCACATGCCAATAAGCCCATAATCCAAAAAAGGAAGTTAGTAACAGCCAGGGAACTGAATAGCTTTCGGAACCGCTTGAGTACATCAAAAAGCAAAAGAGGAGAATAACCGGACCTACAATAAACCAGGTCAGGCTTCCAAGCAGTA
This genomic window from Balneola sp. contains:
- a CDS encoding OsmC family peroxiredoxin, whose protein sequence is MPDKKASAVWNGDLKAGSGTISSESGVLNNDAYSFVSRFESGEGTNPEELIGAAHAGCYSMALSNELHKAGHESNSVDTKATVTLEFVDGAPTITTVKLVCVADVPRLTEEEFQPIAAATKDACPVSRVLNATIELEASLA